In Bacteroidia bacterium, a genomic segment contains:
- a CDS encoding glycoside hydrolase family 15 protein, translating into MSEKHTYNYGLIGNCAYLALVDTEANIGWLCWPKFDSSFLFGGLLDDEKGGEFSIKPATENYTSHQYYIENTNILVTEFDCVDGKFKVVDFAPRFLQYERYYKPLLLGRRVIPIQGTPRIRVICRPRGEYGEVVPELLFGSSHLRFMGLERQVRLTTNIALNYISEEKAFILNENKHLALTWGIPLEAELETTLETFYQKTKLYWQSWVKRTSIGQFHQEKVIRSALALKLHQFQDTGAIIAATTTSLPESPGSTRNWDYRYCWIRDTHYTLKALTNLGHFTELEQYAHYIENIALNLGEKDRFQPLYSITGEDKLIEKILPLKGYKNNTPVRVGNQAYEHIQNDVYGQVLVSLLPLFVDKRLVQEDKQHLLPLIMRILRQVEATMSEPDAGLWEFRNKSQLHAYTFLFHWAGSHAALKIARHFNDEEMKALAEKLIKESTVQLENCFDADRGVYTQAIGTKNLDASLLQLVTMNYLNPESDRARWHVEALEKELKTKEGLFFRYKHADDFGEPETTFLICAFWYVEALACVGRLDEAIEIFERLVGYSNHLGLLSEDVDATVGSQWGNFPQAYSHVGLVNAAFAISKRLDTQPFL; encoded by the coding sequence ATGTCAGAAAAACACACCTACAATTACGGATTAATCGGCAATTGTGCCTACCTCGCGCTCGTTGATACCGAAGCCAATATCGGCTGGTTATGCTGGCCAAAATTTGACAGTAGTTTTCTCTTCGGTGGTTTGCTCGATGATGAAAAGGGCGGAGAGTTTTCCATTAAACCTGCAACTGAAAACTATACCTCACATCAATATTATATTGAAAACACCAATATTCTGGTGACGGAATTTGACTGTGTCGATGGTAAGTTCAAAGTAGTGGATTTTGCCCCCAGGTTTCTGCAGTATGAACGTTATTACAAGCCATTACTTCTGGGCCGGAGAGTGATTCCCATTCAGGGTACCCCCAGGATCCGGGTAATATGCCGCCCACGTGGCGAATATGGGGAAGTGGTGCCTGAATTGTTATTTGGCAGCAGCCACCTCCGCTTTATGGGGCTGGAGCGCCAGGTACGCCTTACCACCAATATTGCGCTCAATTATATTTCGGAGGAAAAGGCTTTTATCCTCAATGAAAACAAACATCTCGCACTTACCTGGGGCATTCCGTTGGAAGCCGAACTCGAAACTACCCTGGAAACCTTTTACCAGAAAACTAAACTCTATTGGCAAAGCTGGGTGAAACGCACTTCCATTGGACAGTTTCACCAGGAAAAGGTAATTCGCTCCGCGCTGGCACTTAAGCTTCACCAGTTTCAGGATACCGGTGCCATTATCGCTGCGACCACCACCAGCCTGCCCGAATCACCAGGAAGTACCCGCAACTGGGATTACCGCTATTGCTGGATTCGCGATACGCATTACACCCTGAAAGCGCTTACCAACCTTGGGCATTTTACCGAATTGGAACAATATGCGCATTACATCGAAAATATCGCCCTGAATCTGGGGGAAAAAGATCGGTTTCAACCGTTGTATTCTATCACCGGAGAGGATAAACTGATTGAAAAAATTCTGCCCTTAAAAGGATATAAAAACAATACCCCTGTACGGGTTGGGAATCAGGCCTATGAACACATTCAAAATGATGTATACGGACAGGTACTGGTTTCCTTGCTCCCTCTATTTGTAGACAAAAGATTGGTTCAGGAAGACAAACAACACCTGCTACCACTCATTATGCGCATTCTCCGGCAGGTGGAGGCTACCATGTCAGAACCCGATGCCGGGTTGTGGGAATTTAGAAATAAATCACAGCTACACGCTTATACGTTTCTTTTTCACTGGGCAGGAAGCCACGCGGCACTCAAAATTGCCCGCCATTTCAATGATGAGGAAATGAAGGCACTGGCTGAAAAATTGATCAAAGAATCAACGGTTCAACTCGAAAACTGTTTTGATGCCGATCGCGGCGTTTATACCCAGGCCATCGGTACCAAAAATCTTGATGCCAGTTTGCTGCAATTGGTGACTATGAACTATCTCAATCCGGAAAGTGACCGCGCGCGCTGGCATGTGGAAGCATTGGAGAAAGAACTAAAAACAAAAGAAGGCCTATTTTTCCGATACAAGCATGCCGATGATTTTGGCGAGCCTGAGACTACTTTTCTGATTTGTGCGTTTTGGTATGTGGAAGCGCTGGCCTGCGTAGGTCGTCTCGATGAAGCAATCGAAATATTTGAAAGGCTGGTGGGGTATTCCAACCATCTGGGGCTTCTGAGTGAAGATGTAGATGCTACGGTTGGCAGCCAATGGGGCAATTTCCCTCAGGCTTACAGTCATGTGGGACTTGTCAATGCGGCTTTTGCTATTTCAAAGCGGCTGGACACACAGCCATTTTTATAA
- a CDS encoding LamG-like jellyroll fold domain-containing protein: MKPVFFLLLLSCSCSLFAQEIQPDAYWDFESPTWEAGKTGKSRWQADPGMKILGENPVVGNYLSFGADKSRQMSAIVDFDQAISIEFLFRIRKGEMNPSWRFFWTQDNGLFLMMSAKELRFETWVKPASGESVPDRLSIPLNGAGPFSLGYYTDGNWHHMVFKYHAGNGTKEIWVDGEMPEGFSSNVPTKGLICRNAVCYKQIYFSDRGDAAKQYFVGDLDEVAIYNQFIPATLHRKHYNECRSGKHYSFQNDRSVVIPRQKEKTESVDLREYAPGHPEVTISPVAQLQSFPLPRFLPGNGLRRNFNWMGMTYFAEGNFPGVSQAQSCANSVAIQQELGSYWNYMLVLQNTLGASREANLNNPVAYEAAWIKLANEHPEIPFSITTIWPQVRLTDGGEKEPDAFIRRKNLPPAYYLRDAKDNILDRGGNFNTKNPQISPAAPDDLFVRDGQVQRQYLIRILSKLTRPIDFINENGEVPPLPIEGSVMEKSPSVVAHKNASGITDWNQYQARQKTRFRKAYADQFLSLPQLKNTTFSWYGVDAGPQNLDRFEWSEARKIGDLINGQYYSTPDFYPRWPRNWEKWSGPWRGWDWIRICRETEIAAGDRLFSPFVGAGWEKNPEENVRPSQWLGLLKNLGVVGAEFFYTGFFNESQWPNLANPRNYAWQAVTPVYAQAITSRYEDILRHGNALKDEKGVPVIRHWAGDPRILVTVRKHDSKRLYVIAGNINPNSNLKGNVEDKKIAVIELEGETLKFEVRRQGSVYIYDKTVAGKPVFYQLDAWHESGHPSWWSKSFLFDAEVFDDGKNITIQTETGLSAPGDFSVFTSYWATASGKGCAEYIFAPRTKDQENLYLRLRARSADGKTTGVKVFLDGKSVGEISCINTRDWQWTENCDGQKLLLTNLSHGPHKLELRAINASLQLDQFELKTR, translated from the coding sequence ATGAAACCTGTTTTTTTTCTGCTTCTCTTATCCTGTTCCTGTAGTTTATTTGCCCAGGAAATACAGCCTGACGCATACTGGGACTTCGAATCACCAACATGGGAAGCGGGAAAAACGGGTAAATCCAGATGGCAGGCAGATCCCGGGATGAAGATACTGGGCGAAAACCCTGTGGTAGGAAATTATCTGTCTTTTGGGGCAGATAAGTCCCGGCAGATGTCTGCCATCGTCGATTTTGATCAGGCCATTTCCATTGAATTTCTGTTTAGGATCAGAAAAGGTGAGATGAACCCGTCCTGGCGGTTTTTCTGGACGCAGGACAATGGCCTATTTCTGATGATGAGCGCAAAGGAACTAAGGTTTGAGACGTGGGTGAAACCCGCTTCGGGAGAATCTGTTCCAGACCGGTTAAGTATTCCGCTCAATGGGGCCGGGCCTTTTTCCCTGGGCTATTACACCGATGGAAACTGGCATCATATGGTGTTTAAATACCATGCCGGAAACGGTACGAAAGAAATTTGGGTGGACGGTGAAATGCCTGAGGGTTTTTCTTCAAACGTACCAACTAAAGGTCTGATCTGCCGGAATGCCGTTTGTTATAAACAGATTTATTTTTCCGACAGAGGAGACGCCGCAAAACAATATTTTGTGGGTGATCTCGATGAGGTGGCTATATACAATCAATTCATTCCTGCTACCCTGCATCGCAAACATTATAATGAATGCAGAAGTGGAAAACACTATTCTTTTCAGAACGACCGCAGTGTAGTCATCCCCCGGCAAAAAGAAAAAACGGAGTCTGTCGATCTTCGGGAATATGCGCCGGGCCATCCTGAAGTAACGATTTCACCTGTGGCCCAACTCCAGTCCTTCCCGCTGCCCCGGTTTTTGCCGGGGAATGGGTTGCGACGAAATTTCAACTGGATGGGTATGACCTACTTTGCCGAAGGAAATTTTCCGGGAGTAAGTCAGGCGCAGTCCTGTGCCAACTCTGTGGCTATTCAACAAGAGCTGGGAAGTTACTGGAACTATATGCTGGTGCTCCAAAATACTCTTGGCGCTTCGCGTGAAGCCAATCTCAACAATCCGGTCGCCTATGAAGCGGCATGGATTAAGCTGGCAAATGAACATCCCGAAATACCTTTTTCCATAACCACCATCTGGCCGCAGGTGAGGCTGACAGATGGGGGTGAAAAAGAACCTGATGCCTTCATTCGTAGAAAAAATCTTCCGCCTGCGTACTACCTCCGCGATGCAAAAGACAATATTCTTGACAGAGGCGGTAACTTCAATACCAAAAATCCGCAAATCAGCCCTGCGGCTCCTGACGATTTATTTGTCCGCGATGGGCAGGTGCAGCGTCAATACCTGATCCGGATATTGAGCAAACTTACCCGTCCTATCGATTTCATTAATGAAAATGGGGAAGTACCGCCATTGCCAATCGAAGGATCTGTTATGGAAAAAAGCCCTTCGGTGGTCGCTCATAAAAATGCTTCGGGTATAACTGATTGGAACCAATATCAGGCCCGGCAGAAAACCCGGTTTCGCAAGGCTTACGCCGACCAGTTTCTCTCACTTCCTCAGTTGAAAAACACGACCTTCTCATGGTATGGCGTGGATGCCGGCCCGCAAAATCTCGACCGGTTTGAATGGTCTGAAGCGCGGAAAATAGGCGATCTCATCAACGGACAATACTATTCTACCCCCGATTTTTATCCCCGCTGGCCGAGAAACTGGGAAAAATGGTCAGGCCCCTGGCGTGGCTGGGATTGGATAAGAATCTGCCGGGAAACGGAAATCGCCGCCGGCGATCGGTTGTTTTCTCCTTTTGTCGGAGCCGGATGGGAGAAAAATCCGGAAGAAAATGTTCGCCCCTCACAATGGCTGGGGCTGCTGAAAAATCTGGGCGTAGTGGGGGCTGAGTTTTTCTACACGGGCTTTTTTAATGAATCTCAATGGCCCAATCTTGCCAATCCCCGCAATTATGCCTGGCAGGCAGTTACACCTGTCTATGCTCAGGCAATCACCAGCCGCTATGAAGACATTCTCCGGCATGGGAATGCACTCAAAGATGAAAAAGGCGTTCCGGTAATCCGTCATTGGGCCGGCGACCCGAGGATCCTGGTGACAGTGAGAAAACACGACTCAAAACGTCTGTATGTAATTGCCGGTAATATCAACCCCAACAGCAATCTCAAAGGCAATGTGGAAGACAAAAAAATTGCAGTTATTGAGCTGGAAGGGGAAACGCTGAAGTTTGAAGTGCGAAGGCAGGGAAGCGTTTATATCTACGATAAGACTGTGGCGGGTAAACCTGTTTTTTACCAATTGGATGCCTGGCATGAATCCGGTCATCCTTCCTGGTGGTCCAAAAGTTTTCTGTTTGATGCTGAGGTGTTTGACGATGGGAAAAATATCACCATTCAAACGGAAACCGGCTTGTCGGCTCCGGGCGATTTTTCTGTATTTACCAGCTATTGGGCTACAGCGTCAGGAAAAGGCTGTGCAGAATATATCTTTGCTCCCAGGACTAAAGATCAGGAGAATCTGTATCTGCGCCTTCGCGCAAGGTCTGCTGATGGGAAAACCACGGGGGTAAAAGTGTTTCTCGATGGTAAGTCTGTGGGGGAAATTTCCTGCATCAATACCCGCGACTGGCAATGGACGGAAAACTGCGACGGGCAAAAATTATTGCTCACTAACCTTTCTCATGGCCCCCATAAACTTGAACTTCGTGCGATAAACGCCTCGCTGCAACTGGATCAGTTTGAGCTCAAAACCCGGTAG
- a CDS encoding tetratricopeptide repeat protein, with protein MYGRYFFWLAIWSWGIAITTVGCKEDPENQSTTTETAPAFLSDSAAEDPQVRLLSLNQQIEYNPRDYTLYQQRGVTYYELDSLEKAIADIETGITLFRNSPDLHYWRGFFAFTIDDTATAMAEYQAAAGLGSKSPETFYQMGQIYFFQGKNEKALEMYDKAAQLNDHDPLYIFARGYLEENRRLYSKAVEAYLRALELDPGYDRALIRLHDVYLEHYENETEAIKYLDQLLAAHPGHSLARFYKGNEYFRKAMKVYNDAQMESFRNRINEAVAEYTISINRDPGYAQAWYNRGYCYFLADRYQEAMKDFEECLKNNPKHAQAAFMLGSSYEYFKDFKTALYYYQLSLNSKPDFADAKKAVQEMQEKLK; from the coding sequence ATGTACGGACGATACTTTTTCTGGTTAGCGATCTGGAGCTGGGGAATCGCCATCACTACCGTCGGGTGCAAAGAAGATCCGGAAAATCAATCCACAACCACAGAAACCGCTCCGGCTTTTCTCTCAGATTCTGCTGCCGAAGATCCCCAGGTTCGCTTATTATCGCTCAACCAACAGATAGAATATAATCCCCGGGATTATACCCTTTACCAACAGCGGGGCGTAACCTACTACGAACTAGACAGCCTGGAAAAGGCGATTGCAGATATTGAAACCGGTATCACATTGTTTCGCAACAGTCCAGATCTCCACTATTGGCGGGGATTTTTTGCTTTTACCATTGATGATACGGCAACAGCTATGGCCGAATACCAGGCCGCAGCCGGCCTCGGTTCAAAAAGTCCGGAGACATTTTATCAGATGGGGCAGATATATTTTTTCCAGGGGAAAAACGAAAAAGCCCTGGAAATGTACGACAAAGCGGCGCAGCTCAATGACCATGATCCGCTCTATATTTTTGCCAGGGGTTATCTCGAAGAAAATCGCCGGCTTTACTCAAAAGCAGTCGAAGCTTATCTTCGCGCGCTGGAGCTGGATCCGGGTTATGACCGGGCCCTCATTCGCCTCCACGATGTTTATCTCGAACATTATGAGAATGAAACCGAAGCCATCAAATACCTCGATCAACTGTTGGCAGCACATCCCGGACATTCTCTGGCCAGGTTTTACAAAGGAAATGAGTATTTCCGAAAAGCAATGAAAGTGTACAATGACGCGCAAATGGAATCATTTCGCAACAGGATCAATGAAGCCGTAGCTGAATATACCATATCTATAAACCGCGACCCAGGATATGCGCAGGCCTGGTACAACCGGGGGTATTGTTACTTTCTTGCCGACCGATATCAGGAAGCCATGAAAGATTTTGAAGAATGCCTGAAAAATAATCCCAAACACGCCCAGGCGGCATTTATGCTGGGCTCTTCCTACGAATACTTCAAAGATTTTAAAACCGCACTTTATTATTACCAGCTTTCACTCAACAGCAAACCTGATTTTGCCGATGCAAAAAAGGCTGTACAGGAAATGCAGGAAAAACTTAAATAA
- the tilS gene encoding tRNA lysidine(34) synthetase TilS — MQELLERLAQTIQNYELILPGQKVLVAISGGPDSVFLAGALHRLGYAIGLAHVNYHLRGQDSENEELLIRQYARQWNVPAFICHATPKQHALKHHVSLQVACRDIRYDWFDQVLTTENYDCCATAHHLNDQSESILMSLVKGNSESVIHGIPIKRGPYIRPLTEISKIEILAAINETGWAYSLDYTNEKNDYTRNQFRNQIIPYLKNINPDLENQLKNRLKWYQQQHAFIRKIIEQHRKELITISEEVISLDWGPFENKFGREHLPVLLAEVVAEWGLHGHEIEQCIRLIDSQPGKRMETKSARLTRTRSGLLFQVKPGQVEAATPLKLENFPQSETIHFDGREVSFTTETLSPAAEVFIQGKYLLDIEKIHFPVTIRHWQQGDRMKPLGMKGHKKLSDIFIDEKFDPLAKARAIVLEDQRGVIFLSEYRISDRIKLTPESRKIGRIVIID; from the coding sequence ATGCAGGAACTATTAGAAAGGCTCGCCCAAACCATCCAGAATTATGAATTGATCCTCCCGGGACAAAAAGTACTTGTAGCCATAAGTGGTGGCCCTGATTCGGTATTTCTTGCAGGTGCTCTCCATAGGTTGGGCTACGCAATCGGCCTTGCACATGTCAACTACCACCTCCGGGGACAAGATTCAGAAAATGAAGAATTGCTCATCAGACAATACGCCCGCCAATGGAATGTTCCGGCTTTTATCTGCCATGCTACCCCTAAACAACACGCCCTGAAACACCATGTATCGCTACAGGTCGCCTGCAGGGATATCCGCTATGACTGGTTTGACCAAGTCCTTACCACAGAAAACTACGACTGCTGTGCGACAGCTCACCATCTCAATGATCAGTCAGAATCTATCCTGATGTCTTTGGTAAAAGGCAATAGCGAATCGGTTATTCACGGTATCCCCATAAAACGCGGGCCGTATATCCGCCCATTGACAGAAATTTCAAAAATCGAAATACTCGCCGCAATAAATGAAACCGGATGGGCATATTCTCTTGACTATACCAATGAAAAAAATGATTATACCCGCAATCAATTCCGCAACCAGATTATTCCCTATCTGAAAAACATTAATCCGGACCTTGAAAATCAGTTGAAAAACCGGCTCAAGTGGTATCAGCAGCAACATGCCTTCATCAGAAAAATCATCGAACAGCACCGGAAAGAGTTGATTACCATCTCAGAAGAAGTCATTTCTCTCGACTGGGGGCCATTTGAAAATAAATTTGGCCGCGAACATCTGCCTGTGCTCCTTGCTGAGGTTGTCGCCGAATGGGGGTTGCACGGCCATGAAATCGAACAGTGCATCCGGCTGATAGATAGTCAGCCGGGTAAAAGGATGGAAACAAAGTCCGCCAGGCTGACCCGCACCCGTTCCGGCCTGCTTTTTCAGGTAAAACCAGGCCAAGTGGAAGCAGCAACTCCCCTGAAGCTGGAAAACTTCCCCCAATCAGAGACCATCCATTTTGATGGTCGGGAAGTATCTTTCACAACGGAAACGCTATCACCAGCTGCAGAGGTTTTTATTCAGGGGAAATATCTGCTGGATATAGAAAAAATACATTTCCCGGTAACTATCAGGCATTGGCAGCAGGGAGACAGAATGAAACCACTGGGGATGAAAGGCCACAAAAAACTCAGCGACATATTTATTGATGAAAAATTTGACCCATTGGCCAAAGCAAGAGCGATCGTGCTGGAAGACCAAAGAGGGGTTATTTTTCTTTCTGAATACAGAATTTCGGATCGCATAAAACTCACTCCCGAAAGCCGAAAGATTGGAAGGATTGTCATTATCGACTAA
- a CDS encoding CoA transferase: MLEDITVIELASVLAGPATGMFFSELGARVIKVENPAGGDVTRSWRHAAESASSDITAYFSAVNWGKQSLSLDIKSAEGREVIYKLALTADIIISSFLPGTSQRLLLDADTLLKINPRLICAEINGYGPDDPRPAYDAIIQAESGFTYLNGTPGNIGKMPVALMDLLAAHQLKETILLALIRRMKTGKGGKVSVSLIESGITALANQATNWLNSGIMPQPSGSEHPNIVPYGTIFTTADDKQLVLAVGTDAQFLALCNVLGILPPEEMFTNAGRVRLREQVMAWITPEISAYKRDDLLQLLLNAKVPAGAVNDMKDVFSIPIAGPMILKDEKWLGLRTFAGQGIGQKSLTPPPHLGQHSWQLLQDLGYTEEEIYRVLSSN, encoded by the coding sequence ATGTTGGAAGATATTACCGTTATTGAGCTCGCCAGTGTGCTGGCAGGGCCAGCGACAGGCATGTTTTTTTCTGAGTTGGGCGCAAGAGTCATCAAAGTAGAAAATCCGGCCGGTGGCGATGTTACGCGCAGTTGGCGACACGCAGCAGAATCAGCATCCTCTGATATTACAGCCTACTTCAGTGCAGTAAACTGGGGGAAACAATCCCTTTCTCTGGATATAAAATCTGCTGAAGGCCGTGAAGTGATCTACAAACTGGCTTTAACTGCGGATATTATTATTTCCAGCTTTCTCCCCGGCACATCCCAACGCTTACTTTTAGACGCCGATACACTGTTGAAGATCAATCCGCGGTTGATCTGTGCTGAAATCAATGGCTACGGCCCCGATGACCCCCGCCCTGCTTACGATGCCATTATACAAGCGGAAAGTGGCTTTACCTACCTCAACGGCACACCTGGAAACATTGGAAAAATGCCCGTCGCACTTATGGATCTCCTGGCGGCGCATCAATTGAAAGAAACTATTTTACTGGCCTTAATCCGGCGAATGAAAACCGGAAAGGGAGGGAAGGTGAGCGTCTCCCTGATCGAATCCGGAATTACAGCCCTCGCCAACCAGGCTACCAACTGGCTCAACTCCGGTATAATGCCTCAGCCATCGGGCTCTGAGCATCCCAACATCGTTCCTTACGGTACCATTTTTACCACAGCTGACGACAAACAACTGGTTTTGGCAGTAGGCACAGACGCCCAGTTTCTGGCTTTGTGCAATGTGCTGGGGATTCTGCCTCCGGAAGAGATGTTTACCAATGCGGGAAGGGTACGCCTTCGGGAACAGGTAATGGCATGGATTACGCCTGAAATTTCTGCGTACAAACGGGATGATTTGCTCCAGCTATTACTGAATGCGAAAGTACCGGCAGGGGCAGTGAATGATATGAAAGACGTTTTTTCGATCCCCATTGCAGGCCCGATGATATTGAAGGACGAAAAATGGCTGGGGCTGCGCACATTTGCCGGGCAGGGCATTGGACAAAAATCGTTGACTCCCCCACCCCACCTGGGCCAGCATTCCTGGCAACTACTACAGGATCTGGGATATACAGAAGAAGAAATCTACCGGGTTTTGAGCTCAAACTGA